Proteins encoded in a region of the Leifsonia sp. PS1209 genome:
- a CDS encoding LacI family DNA-binding transcriptional regulator, translating to MTEPSSARTRARRGPSLADVAGHAGVSTQTVSRVANGLTNVEPATRDRVLTSMQALGYRPNRAARALRSGHFRSIGVVMFTLSSYGNMRTLDAIAVSAARAGYSINLVPVEHPTQQDVSVAFSRLLEQAVDGIIIVIEAHIVDRADVELPPGLSVVVIDSTARADYPQVDTDQAQGARLATEHLLALGHETVWHVSGPADSYSATRREQSWRSVLEAAGRPVPEPMPGDWSTTAGYEHGKTIAAHPEITAVFAANDQMALGVLRALHENGRRVPEDVSVVGFDDMAESDSFWPPLTTVHQEFEATGHRAVELLIAEIESRPEPAAATVLPTRLVVRASTGPAPQR from the coding sequence ATGACCGAGCCGAGCAGCGCACGCACCCGCGCCAGACGGGGGCCATCGCTCGCCGACGTCGCCGGTCACGCCGGAGTGTCCACGCAGACCGTCTCCCGCGTCGCCAACGGGCTCACGAACGTCGAGCCCGCCACCCGCGACCGCGTCCTCACGTCGATGCAGGCGCTCGGCTACCGCCCGAACCGCGCGGCCAGGGCGCTGCGCTCCGGGCACTTCCGCAGCATCGGCGTTGTGATGTTCACGCTGTCGTCGTACGGCAACATGCGCACTCTCGACGCCATCGCCGTCTCGGCCGCCCGCGCCGGATACTCGATCAACCTCGTTCCGGTCGAGCACCCCACCCAGCAGGATGTGTCCGTCGCCTTCTCCCGGCTGCTCGAACAGGCGGTCGACGGCATCATCATCGTCATCGAGGCGCACATCGTCGACCGCGCGGACGTGGAACTGCCGCCCGGCCTCTCGGTGGTGGTCATCGACTCGACGGCCCGCGCGGACTATCCGCAGGTCGACACCGACCAGGCGCAGGGCGCCAGGCTCGCCACCGAGCACCTGCTCGCGCTCGGCCACGAGACGGTCTGGCACGTCTCCGGCCCGGCAGACTCGTACTCCGCCACCCGCCGTGAGCAGTCCTGGCGGTCCGTGCTCGAGGCCGCCGGCCGTCCGGTGCCGGAACCGATGCCGGGAGACTGGTCGACGACCGCCGGATACGAGCACGGCAAGACCATCGCAGCGCATCCGGAGATCACGGCCGTCTTCGCCGCCAACGACCAGATGGCGCTCGGCGTGCTGCGCGCCCTGCACGAGAACGGCCGCCGCGTTCCGGAGGACGTGAGCGTCGTCGGCTTCGACGACATGGCGGAGTCCGACTCGTTCTGGCCGCCGCTGACCACGGTGCACCAGGAGTTCGAGGCGACGGGTCACCGTGCCGTCGAGCTGCTCATCGCGGAGATCGAATCCCGCCCGGAACCCGCGGCGGCCACCGTCCTTCCGACCCGCCTCGTGGTGCGCGCATCCACCGGTCCGGCACCGCAGCGCTGA
- a CDS encoding YciI family protein yields the protein MKYMMFVVTDSSPDTESDESDVNLWVDELDASGKRVIGEVLEPPAKSTVVRVRDGKRHVTDGPFAETKEWICGFDILECESLDEAIEIAAKHPMARNGLLEIRPFMTWE from the coding sequence ATGAAGTACATGATGTTCGTGGTCACCGACTCCAGCCCAGACACCGAGTCGGACGAATCGGATGTGAACCTCTGGGTCGACGAGCTCGACGCCAGCGGGAAGCGCGTGATCGGCGAGGTGCTCGAACCTCCGGCGAAGTCCACGGTCGTGCGGGTACGCGACGGGAAGCGTCACGTCACAGACGGGCCGTTCGCGGAGACCAAGGAGTGGATCTGCGGTTTCGACATCCTCGAGTGCGAGAGCCTCGACGAGGCCATCGAGATCGCCGCGAAGCATCCGATGGCGCGCAACGGCCTGCTGGAGATCCGGCCGTTCATGACCTGGGAGTAG
- a CDS encoding response regulator has product MSDDIRVLVVDDDFHVAGLHSDVVASRPGFAALEPVHTAREARAVVRDNAPDLVLLDVYLPDGDGLALLAELDVDAFVISAATDGATIRRALRSGALTYLIKPFDARLLSDRLDAYLRYRNVLRDDRGADQEAVERALRILHSGDTGAASSSRSATEQLVLAQLDGGEVTAADVAAATGVSRATAQRYLAALAARGLVEVALRYGTTGRPEHRYRRA; this is encoded by the coding sequence GTGAGCGACGACATCCGGGTCCTCGTCGTCGACGACGACTTCCACGTGGCGGGGCTGCACAGCGACGTCGTCGCCTCTCGCCCCGGTTTCGCGGCCCTGGAGCCCGTCCACACCGCCAGGGAGGCCCGCGCCGTCGTGCGCGACAACGCGCCGGACCTCGTGCTGCTCGACGTCTACCTGCCGGACGGCGACGGCCTGGCGCTGCTCGCCGAACTCGACGTGGATGCGTTCGTCATCAGCGCGGCGACGGACGGCGCGACCATCCGGCGTGCCCTGCGCTCCGGCGCGCTGACCTACCTGATCAAGCCGTTCGACGCCCGCCTGCTCTCCGACCGGCTGGATGCGTACCTGCGCTACCGCAACGTGCTGCGCGACGACAGGGGAGCCGACCAGGAGGCGGTCGAGCGGGCGCTGCGCATCCTGCACTCCGGCGACACCGGAGCGGCGTCGTCGTCGCGGTCGGCCACGGAGCAGCTGGTGCTGGCGCAGCTCGACGGCGGAGAGGTGACGGCCGCGGACGTCGCGGCGGCGACCGGGGTGTCGCGGGCGACGGCGCAGCGCTATCTCGCCGCGCTCGCCGCCCGCGGACTGGTCGAGGTTGCACTGCGCTACGGCACCACCGGTCGTCCGGAGCACCGCTACCGCCGCGCGTGA
- a CDS encoding sensor histidine kinase, with protein MRFASHVLLLQLATVSAVVAVSAGVFTVLGVQQLQREAESSALAIARTVAEDVEVRASVAEFSEDPGTPTHAAVAAGPLQPLAEAVRTRTGALFVVITDDHGIRLAHPNESRLGERVSTSFEDAVAGRETVSWETGTLGESARAKVPVYAPGGGGSGAPVGEVSVGFARASVFTELPGLLGGIAVTAVVALAIGVVASVLIRRRLTRLTIGLQPEELAVLVQDQAAVLDGVGEGVLALTPGGEVSVCNERAARMLGLTHPVGSPARELGLPAPLARLLADAGGATGEAAQDVFVADGRVVYVDVRRVERDGHDLGTVAVLRDRTDLDALARRLDAVATMTNALRAQRHEFANRLHVVAGLIDADRVPDARSYLADVVARGPLKFPVEHADRIQEPYLQALLGAKGIEAAERGVLLTLGAETLVTGAVAEPEDVATVLGNLIDNAISAAVDGEEPRWVEVELLDDGADLFLTVADSGAGVADPSALFERGDDRERAGADAVHGHGFGLPLCRDIARRRGGDVWLVDAGGDAGGAVLCARLPGTMHPEPVGTATEGGRP; from the coding sequence ATGCGGTTCGCCAGCCATGTGCTGCTCCTCCAGCTGGCCACGGTGTCCGCCGTCGTCGCGGTGAGCGCCGGGGTGTTCACCGTGCTCGGCGTGCAGCAGCTGCAGCGGGAGGCCGAGTCGTCGGCGCTCGCCATCGCGCGGACCGTCGCGGAAGACGTGGAGGTGCGCGCGTCGGTGGCCGAGTTCAGCGAGGACCCGGGAACGCCGACGCACGCTGCGGTGGCGGCCGGTCCGTTGCAGCCGCTCGCCGAGGCTGTGCGGACGCGCACCGGAGCGCTGTTCGTCGTGATCACCGACGACCACGGCATCCGGCTCGCGCATCCGAATGAGAGCAGGCTGGGCGAGCGGGTGAGCACGAGCTTCGAGGACGCGGTCGCCGGGCGGGAGACGGTCTCCTGGGAGACCGGGACGCTGGGCGAGTCGGCGCGGGCGAAGGTGCCGGTGTACGCGCCGGGCGGCGGGGGCAGCGGTGCCCCGGTGGGCGAGGTCAGCGTCGGGTTCGCGCGGGCGAGCGTGTTCACCGAGCTGCCTGGGCTCCTCGGCGGGATCGCGGTGACGGCGGTTGTCGCGCTCGCGATCGGCGTCGTCGCCTCCGTGCTCATCCGCAGGAGGCTGACCAGGCTGACCATCGGATTGCAGCCGGAGGAGCTGGCCGTCCTCGTGCAGGACCAGGCCGCCGTGCTCGACGGCGTCGGTGAGGGCGTGCTCGCGCTGACGCCCGGCGGCGAGGTGAGCGTCTGCAACGAGCGCGCCGCCCGGATGCTCGGGCTGACGCATCCCGTCGGGTCGCCCGCGCGGGAGCTCGGTCTGCCCGCCCCGCTCGCGCGGCTGCTCGCGGACGCGGGAGGAGCGACGGGGGAGGCCGCGCAGGATGTCTTCGTGGCGGACGGACGCGTCGTCTACGTGGATGTGCGCCGCGTCGAGCGCGACGGCCACGACCTCGGAACCGTGGCCGTGCTGCGCGACCGCACGGACCTCGACGCGCTCGCCCGGCGGCTCGACGCCGTCGCGACGATGACCAACGCGCTGCGCGCGCAGCGGCACGAGTTCGCGAACCGGCTGCACGTGGTCGCCGGGCTGATCGACGCCGACCGGGTGCCGGATGCGCGCAGCTACCTCGCCGACGTGGTGGCACGGGGTCCGCTGAAGTTCCCTGTCGAGCACGCCGACCGCATCCAGGAGCCGTACCTGCAGGCGCTGCTCGGGGCGAAGGGCATCGAGGCGGCGGAGCGCGGCGTGCTGCTGACGCTGGGCGCCGAGACTCTCGTGACCGGCGCCGTCGCGGAGCCGGAGGACGTGGCGACCGTGCTCGGCAACCTGATCGACAACGCCATCAGCGCCGCCGTCGACGGCGAGGAGCCGCGCTGGGTGGAGGTGGAGCTGCTCGATGACGGGGCAGACCTGTTCCTGACGGTCGCGGACTCCGGTGCGGGGGTTGCCGACCCCTCCGCCCTGTTCGAGCGCGGGGACGACCGGGAGCGCGCGGGAGCGGACGCGGTGCACGGCCACGGGTTCGGCCTGCCGCTCTGCCGCGACATCGCGCGGCGCCGCGGAGGCGACGTGTGGCTGGTCGACGCGGGCGGTGATGCCGGCGGCGCCGTGCTCTGCGCGCGGCTGCCGGGCACGATGCATCCGGAGCCGGTCGGCACCGCAACGGAAGGGGGTCGCCCGTGA
- a CDS encoding SLC13 family permease gives MRYDKGVGVLVILGFAMILTFMALIMTKRLTPMVALILVPTIFGLFAGAGLGLGDMILKAIGDLAPTAALLMFAIMFFGIMIDVGLFDPLIRFIVRFLGNDPAKVVIGTAVLAGAVSLDGDGSTTFIITTSAMLPIYLRLGMSPVVLTCVAGLVNGTLNIVPWGGPTARAASALGVSPTDIFVPMLPSLGVGLVVAFTLIWMLGLGERRRLGTLALATPMLQETETVGAGSASTGRFSLFQGGRLVRGTQAAPGARGSVDTTGIVTVSGAKPDRGDTAMADTMLDPNRATLRPRLIWVNLALTLVVMVLLVLDVLPLAYIFMVGTALALVINFPKLRSQADEIVAHAPSIVGVVSMVLAAGVLVGVLNGTGMVTAMANWVVDVVPASMGPFLAVITGLLSIPMTFFMSNDAFYFGILPILSETAATYGISPVEMARASIIGQPVHLQSPLVPAILLLVSLANVNLGDHHKKVLWRALVVSLVMLTVGVVLGAIPFG, from the coding sequence ATCCGCTACGACAAAGGAGTCGGCGTGCTCGTCATCCTCGGATTCGCCATGATCCTCACCTTTATGGCGCTCATCATGACCAAACGGCTGACGCCGATGGTCGCCCTCATCCTCGTTCCGACCATCTTCGGGCTGTTCGCCGGGGCGGGCCTCGGGCTCGGCGACATGATCCTCAAGGCCATCGGCGACCTCGCGCCGACCGCCGCGCTGCTGATGTTCGCGATCATGTTCTTCGGCATCATGATCGACGTCGGGCTGTTCGATCCGCTCATCCGGTTCATCGTCCGGTTCCTCGGAAACGACCCGGCCAAGGTGGTCATCGGCACGGCCGTCCTCGCCGGAGCCGTGTCCCTCGACGGCGACGGGTCGACCACGTTCATCATCACCACGTCTGCGATGCTGCCGATCTACCTCAGGCTCGGGATGAGCCCTGTCGTGCTCACCTGTGTCGCCGGCCTGGTCAACGGCACCCTGAACATCGTCCCGTGGGGCGGCCCGACCGCCCGGGCGGCGTCGGCGCTGGGCGTCTCCCCGACGGACATCTTCGTGCCCATGCTCCCTTCGCTCGGCGTCGGCCTGGTCGTGGCGTTCACGCTGATCTGGATGCTCGGCCTCGGCGAGCGCCGCCGGCTCGGCACGCTGGCCCTCGCGACTCCGATGCTGCAGGAGACGGAGACGGTCGGCGCGGGCAGCGCATCCACCGGCCGGTTCTCGCTGTTCCAGGGCGGGCGGCTGGTCCGTGGAACGCAGGCTGCTCCCGGCGCGCGCGGCTCGGTCGACACCACCGGCATCGTCACGGTATCCGGCGCGAAGCCCGACCGCGGGGACACCGCGATGGCCGACACCATGCTCGACCCGAACCGCGCCACCCTCCGTCCACGCCTCATCTGGGTGAACCTCGCCCTCACGCTCGTCGTGATGGTGCTGCTCGTGCTCGACGTGCTGCCGCTGGCGTACATCTTCATGGTCGGCACCGCCCTCGCCCTGGTGATCAACTTCCCGAAGCTGCGCAGCCAGGCGGACGAGATCGTCGCGCACGCACCGAGCATCGTCGGCGTCGTGTCGATGGTCCTCGCCGCCGGGGTGCTCGTCGGAGTGCTGAACGGCACGGGCATGGTGACCGCGATGGCCAACTGGGTGGTGGATGTGGTTCCCGCGTCGATGGGGCCGTTCCTCGCCGTGATCACCGGCCTGCTCTCGATCCCGATGACGTTCTTCATGTCGAACGACGCGTTCTACTTCGGCATCCTGCCGATCCTGTCCGAGACGGCGGCGACATACGGCATCAGCCCGGTGGAGATGGCCAGGGCGTCGATCATCGGCCAGCCCGTCCACCTGCAGAGCCCGCTGGTGCCCGCCATCCTGCTGCTGGTGTCCCTGGCGAACGTCAACCTCGGCGACCACCACAAGAAGGTCCTCTGGCGTGCACTCGTGGTGTCGCTGGTAATGCTCACGGTCGGCGTCGTGCTCGGCGCCATCCCGTTCGGCTGA
- a CDS encoding PLD nuclease N-terminal domain-containing protein, with product MLLVPLLALTLFVFALVDIILRPSDQVRHLPKLAWVFIVILLPLIGSILWFALGREYAQSAPRPRRTVIVRKEQQAPQQQSSHRTRPLSTEEQLAAVEEEIAYHQRQERIRQLEQEVRARRDTSGDAAV from the coding sequence ATGCTGCTCGTTCCGCTGCTCGCGCTCACGCTGTTCGTCTTCGCCCTGGTGGACATCATCCTGCGTCCGTCCGACCAGGTGCGGCACCTGCCGAAGCTGGCCTGGGTGTTCATCGTGATCCTGCTTCCGCTGATCGGCAGCATCCTGTGGTTCGCGCTGGGGCGCGAGTACGCGCAGAGTGCGCCCCGTCCGCGGCGCACGGTCATCGTGCGCAAGGAGCAGCAGGCGCCGCAGCAGCAGAGCAGCCACCGCACGCGCCCGCTCAGCACGGAGGAGCAGCTCGCCGCCGTCGAGGAGGAGATCGCGTACCACCAGCGGCAGGAGCGCATCCGGCAGCTGGAGCAAGAGGTCAGGGCGCGCCGCGACACGTCGGGGGACGCCGCCGTCTGA
- a CDS encoding aminotransferase class I/II-fold pyridoxal phosphate-dependent enzyme — translation MSGIHARPLADLRERRTSIKWHRFPADVLPMSVAEMDFEIAPSVAQTAIDHLLRSDTGYLDSPGPLAAAFAGFASAAWGWQVDESRVHLATDVTVGVLETLRLAVPSVGGRVVLTPPVYAPFSEMVGEARAEAVDVPLREDAGWSLDLPAIERAFATGVDAFLLCNPHNPTGRSHSRESLRELARLAAEYDVLVVSDEVHAPLAHPGSPFTPFAVACTGAGVRSVTVTSASKGWNLAALKCAVAVANDADSAAMLTRFPEELAARTSIIGLHANIAAYEAQTWLHQTVDRITDNYRLLVGELSIHLPEVRVVEPDAGYLVWLDLRALGLGDDPAATLLADARVALNSGPTFGTGGHGFARMNIACDPATISEAVRRIAATVRARAASRSHAPAIPA, via the coding sequence ATGAGTGGCATTCACGCGCGACCCCTCGCCGACCTGCGCGAACGCAGGACCAGCATCAAGTGGCACCGGTTCCCCGCCGATGTGCTTCCGATGTCGGTGGCCGAGATGGATTTCGAGATCGCGCCCTCCGTCGCTCAGACCGCGATCGACCACCTGCTGCGCTCCGACACCGGCTACCTCGACTCCCCCGGTCCGCTGGCCGCGGCCTTCGCCGGGTTCGCCTCCGCCGCGTGGGGCTGGCAGGTCGACGAGTCCCGCGTGCACCTGGCCACGGACGTGACCGTCGGGGTGCTCGAGACGCTCCGCCTGGCGGTGCCGAGCGTCGGCGGCCGCGTCGTGCTCACCCCTCCCGTCTACGCGCCCTTCTCCGAGATGGTCGGAGAGGCCCGCGCGGAGGCCGTCGACGTGCCGCTGCGCGAAGACGCGGGATGGTCGCTCGACCTTCCGGCCATCGAGCGCGCGTTCGCCACCGGGGTGGATGCGTTCCTCCTCTGCAACCCGCACAACCCCACCGGCCGTTCGCACAGCAGGGAGAGCCTGCGCGAGCTCGCGCGCCTCGCCGCCGAGTACGACGTGCTCGTGGTGAGCGACGAGGTGCACGCTCCGCTCGCACATCCCGGTTCCCCGTTCACGCCGTTCGCCGTCGCGTGTACCGGGGCGGGGGTCCGCTCCGTCACGGTGACCTCCGCCAGCAAAGGCTGGAACCTCGCAGCCCTCAAGTGCGCCGTCGCCGTCGCGAACGACGCAGACTCCGCCGCGATGCTCACCCGGTTCCCCGAAGAGCTCGCCGCACGCACCAGCATCATCGGCCTCCACGCCAACATCGCCGCGTACGAGGCGCAGACCTGGCTGCACCAGACCGTCGACCGGATCACGGACAACTACCGGCTCCTGGTGGGCGAGCTGAGCATCCACCTGCCGGAGGTCCGGGTGGTCGAACCGGACGCCGGCTATCTGGTCTGGCTCGACCTCCGCGCCCTCGGCCTCGGCGACGACCCCGCCGCCACCCTCCTCGCCGACGCCCGCGTCGCCCTCAACTCGGGCCCGACCTTCGGCACGGGCGGCCACGGCTTCGCCCGGATGAACATCGCCTGCGACCCGGCCACCATCTCCGAGGCGGTCCGCCGCATCGCGGCCACGGTCCGCGCCCGGGCAGCCTCCCGCTCCCACGCGCCCGCCATCCCCGCCTGA
- a CDS encoding aminotransferase class V-fold PLP-dependent enzyme yields the protein MADFETRQIHAGAVMDAQTSARVTPIYQTAGYVFSDFDDGEERFAGRSTMRAYSRNENPTNQVAGRRLADLEGGVDGIVVASGQAAIAAALFSLARAGDHILATSSLYEGTREMFRGALQRQGLDVEYVADDADEAEWASRITDRTKAVYTETIPNPLNQVVDLERLAGIAHRAGVPLVVDSTVATPYLCRPIEWGADIVIHSTSKWLAGHGAVIGGAVIDGGTFDWAANADRFPHLVDAPRPGVPSYVERFGAGAYLGYLRTVTVLEYGPTVPPTSTFLLLHGIETLSLRMDKHIRNAQEIAEWLAGRPELAAVHYPGLAGDPFHERAQKYLPLGPGSIVSIDLAGGREAARRFIDALELVTPMTHIGDVRTLAIHLGSTIHAKLTEQERRDAGITPGLVRLSIGLESARDVIADLERGLVAAGV from the coding sequence GAGCGGTTCGCCGGGCGCAGCACGATGCGGGCGTATTCGCGCAACGAGAACCCGACCAATCAGGTGGCGGGGCGGCGTCTGGCCGACCTGGAGGGCGGGGTCGACGGGATCGTCGTGGCCAGCGGGCAGGCGGCCATCGCGGCGGCGCTGTTCTCGCTCGCTCGTGCCGGAGACCACATTCTGGCCACGTCGTCGCTGTACGAGGGGACCCGGGAGATGTTCCGCGGCGCACTGCAGCGCCAGGGGCTGGACGTCGAGTACGTCGCCGACGACGCCGACGAGGCGGAGTGGGCGTCGCGGATCACCGACCGCACGAAAGCCGTGTACACCGAGACCATCCCGAACCCGCTGAATCAGGTGGTCGACCTGGAGCGGCTGGCCGGGATCGCCCACCGGGCCGGCGTCCCGCTCGTGGTGGACAGCACGGTGGCGACGCCATATCTCTGTCGCCCGATCGAGTGGGGCGCCGACATCGTGATCCACTCCACCTCCAAGTGGCTGGCGGGGCACGGGGCGGTGATCGGCGGGGCCGTGATCGACGGGGGGACGTTCGACTGGGCGGCCAACGCCGACCGGTTCCCGCACCTGGTGGATGCGCCGCGGCCGGGCGTCCCGTCGTATGTCGAGCGCTTCGGGGCCGGCGCGTATCTCGGCTACCTGCGCACGGTGACGGTGCTCGAGTACGGGCCGACGGTGCCGCCGACCAGCACGTTCCTGCTGCTCCACGGGATCGAGACGCTGTCGCTGCGGATGGACAAGCACATCCGGAACGCGCAGGAGATCGCGGAGTGGCTGGCCGGGCGTCCCGAGTTGGCGGCGGTGCACTATCCGGGGCTGGCGGGCGACCCGTTCCACGAGCGGGCGCAGAAGTATCTTCCTCTCGGGCCCGGGTCGATCGTCAGCATCGACCTGGCGGGAGGCAGGGAGGCGGCGCGGCGGTTCATCGACGCGCTCGAACTGGTCACGCCGATGACGCACATCGGCGACGTCCGCACGCTCGCGATCCACCTGGGCAGCACGATCCACGCCAAGCTGACCGAGCAGGAACGACGGGATGCGGGGATCACGCCGGGACTGGTGCGGCTGTCGATCGGGCTGGAGAGTGCCAGGGACGTGATCGCCGACCTGGAGCGCGGGCTGGTGGCCGCGGGGGTGTAG